Within the Oncorhynchus kisutch isolate 150728-3 linkage group LG13, Okis_V2, whole genome shotgun sequence genome, the region TTTCAACAACAGTCATCTGAAATGTTACCACTTTAATGCAATTTAATTTTGAAAAGTCATTGGTAGAAAACATAACGTCTCCATTATCTCCAACAGAAAATGTATTATTTGACAGTTTCCCATAAAAAGGTAGGTTCTACATGTATGCAGTCCTGTAGCTGTCCATGCCGTCAATACCAGTTCTTCCATAACTTGTATAACAGTAAAAGGCAGTAAAATGACATTAAAGGAGTCCATTAGTGACATTATTATGACAGGTCACATTGTTTAGAGAGATATTGTTGCAGTAACCTGAAGGTCCAATGGGGGGAGCTTGGCTAAGCATTTGACAGTGGGAGGGGTTGAATCCACACACATTTGTGCTTTTACACACTCTAACAATCCTTTACACACACAGTTCACTCGTTGGGGATATCGATGACAAGGTCAGcctcttctccttcccccctGTCATCGTCTCCTCTGTCTGAGTCTccgtcgctctctccctcctcctccgcgGCATCTCCACTCAGCATCTGCCTGGGCACCCAGTTGAACGAGGCGCTGGATGTGGGAGGGGCAGTCGGGCCCGCTGGGTAGTTGGCTGCTAGAGGGGCCACCACCTAATGGGAAGGAGGTAAAAGTAATAAGGTAGATGGAATGAGAGATgcaatggagaaagagagaagtagaTGACTTGgatagcatcccaaatggcaccctatttcctttatagtgcactacttttgaccagagccctctggggtaggaatagggttccatctgGGATGTAGTCTACTGAGGAAGAATAACCCTTTAAATGAATGGTCAGGAATTGAAAATGAAAAGAGTCCAGGATATTATGGCAGTATGTTACTTCATTGGGACATCATCAATGTTATGGACCTTCCTATAGCCTACTGTAGGCCTGCATCTAACCTGCTATATGTAGTGCAGTTACACTGTAGAAACACCCTCTTCTAGACCCTAACTCAATACCCTACGCCACATGTCTGTTCCCTCATCTGtgatctcctcccctctcaccttCCCCGATGTCTCTTTCTTGTGTTTGGGcgcctttgtctttctctctttcttcattcTCTCAGCTGGTGGAGCCAAATACTCTGGTGGGAAGGGCAACtgcccgccacacacacacacaggccccatGTGTCAATTTAACACAggcatacaaacaaacaaacaaacatgcaaACGCATATAcgaacagaaaacacacaccgTGACAATTTCcaaaacaaacatacacacacattgtaGGTACAAATACAGCCCCAAAAAATAAAACATGAGACAACAAAAGATAAACGGAAAACATATAATAAAACAATATTAATAATGCCCCAAATCAAAACAGTGATTATCTTCGGTAATGAGAAAACAATAATGGCAACAATCAATGATGTTATAGTTATTGATTGTATAGACTCAGTGAGGGGAAGGCGATTATAACTCACTGTGTTGAGGTAGGGGGTACTGCCGGACGACTGGAGAGGGTTCACTCCagaacgagagaggagagagagatgggaggatgaggatgagggaaGGCCTACGCCAGGGCTACTCCTTCTCCTAAGAGAGTTCAAAAGAGGGACAGTTGAATAAAtagtgagacagtgagagagaatggCAAAGATGGAAAGAGTGCAATTTGAAATATATTCTGTGTTGCCGTCATGCCGCATCCTCACTTctttcctccgtctctctccctggtgCCCTCTCCTTCACTGTTCTCAGAAGAGGCTGTGGCATCAGAATCTGAAACACAGCATGACAATCAGACACTGTACATCAGCATACTGACATGATCCATACTGAAAATACTCTACAGCAAGGCAGGTAACTGCATGATCAGTATTGGGTGAGCTATGGATAAAAACAGATATTGTGGAGAATGAAACATTCAGACTTGGTGCTTTAGACCTACCTGAGGAGTCCTCGTCTACCCTCTCGTATTGTAACAATCGGTCCAACAGAAAACTGCAAGATAAGAGAAGCCAAGGAACGACCAGTTTTAACTTTGAACAtgcttgtacagtatgtgtacacaTTCAACAGGGGTGTATTTATTAGTAGCACATCATAGTAAAAAGTTTTGCTACAGTGTGACAAAAGAATACACCCAATCTGTCCAAACGAAACAAACTTTGTAGATTCACCCAACCACCTTTTATCTCGGGACACTTTGAGCAGCTTCCTCTGGGATCTTCTGAGCTCTTCCTGAAAACACTCCTGCTCCTAGACGGAGACAAGTAGCGAAATACAATAGTTTAACTCTGTAAATTACAGTTCCTTGGCTAATAGGTGTTATAATAATAACACGTCATTGACAATTGGATGAAAGATTAAGACTCACATAAACTAGGAATTTCAATTTGCGTTTGAGATTTTTGTATTTCTGCTTGTAGTCCACCTCCATATCGGCTTGACCGTTCATTTCTGACGCTGTGGTTGAACCGTCAGTGGACCTGCTATACAGGTAGGGTAATCGTTAGTGTCGTGGTTATGTTAACTATAGCTAACAGCAGCTTGTTGGCTAGCTCACTGCTAGTCTTTCCAGTGCATTATCGTTGTTTTTTTAAGCATTTAGCTGGAAGCAGAAGACTAGCAATGGAAAACGCTTGAAAGTAGGGTAATAAGGAGACGAAACCATGTAATCATGAAGTTAAATAGCTTGAATTAATATGAAAAATCATTCATACCTCTCGTTTGAATGAATATGTGCGACGTGCTCTTTGTTTACGTCTGTTCTTTTTCTTTAGGGTTTGGTTGTCAGTTCGCGtataccgccacctactgtactggcaTGTGAGGCCATTCACGGTCTACCTACATTACATTCTTGAGTCTActtccgtgtgtgtgcgtgtgtgtgtgtgtgcgtgcgtgccattcttcttcttctttaaatTTGTATTGGCGGATCGCTACCAACTGAAAAGTGCATAcactgccacctactgtactgaaTTGTGAGTctggtcaaatcaaattgtactagtcacatgcactgaatacaacaggtgtagactttacagtgaaatgcttacttacgagcccctaaccaacaatgcagttaaaaaaaaatacgAATAAGAAATAagagtaacaagtaattaaagaggagcagtaaaataacaattgcgagactatatacaggggggtaccaatacagagtaaatgtgcaggggcaccagttaTTTGAGGTaatatatgtacatgtaggtagagttattaaagtgactatgcatagatgacaacggAGATTAGAAGTGGTGTAAAAGGGTGGGgggggcactgcaaatagtctgggtagccatttgactagatgttcaggactcttatgggttgtgggtagaagctgtttagaagccttttggacctagacttggcgctccagtaccgcttgctgtgctgtagcagagggaacagtctctGACTAgtgtggctggaatctttgacaatttgtcACAACCTCCCTATTTATGTATTTCtcttttcaacccttgtatttcCGCCTACTGGAGTgtgaattcattacactttgtgatGTAAAAGGGAAGAGAAAAGGACGGGGAAAGGGGAAGAAaccctaccaactaaccctacagtggcacccattaaaacctcacctcGCCACTAGTTGGTTGTCATTTTCAAGCTCCTGAAAGTGACTTTTGAAACAGTGGGCGGGGCCAGACATAGAGCCAGAATGAAGGAAAATCATCTAACCCCTGCAGCGGTCACATAAATGAAATACATAAATGAGGGATCTAGGCTATTTTATGGAGTGTGAGACCTATTCATACCCATGAACAATAGGCTATATCAACCAATGATTATGTGCCAGTGGGCTCAAACAAAATGACCTTGAATACAGAAATATATGGGATACAA harbors:
- the ino80e gene encoding INO80 complex subunit E isoform X1, producing MNGQADMEVDYKQKYKNLKRKLKFLVYEQECFQEELRRSQRKLLKVSRDKSFLLDRLLQYERVDEDSSDSDATASSENSEGEGTRERDGGKKRRSSPGVGLPSSSSSHLSLLSRSGVNPLQSSGSTPYLNTLPFPPEYLAPPAERMKKERKTKAPKHKKETSGKVVAPLAANYPAGPTAPPTSSASFNWVPRQMLSGDAAEEEGESDGDSDRGDDDRGEGEEADLVIDIPNE
- the ino80e gene encoding INO80 complex subunit E isoform X2 codes for the protein MNGQADMEVDYKQKYKNLKRKLKFLVYEQECFQEELRRSQRKLLKVSRDKSFLLDRLLQYERVDEDSSDSDATASSENSEGEGTRERDGGKKRRSSPGVGLPSSSSSHLSLLSRSGVNPLQSSGSTPYLNTVVAPLAANYPAGPTAPPTSSASFNWVPRQMLSGDAAEEEGESDGDSDRGDDDRGEGEEADLVIDIPNE